In the Hemitrygon akajei chromosome 20, sHemAka1.3, whole genome shotgun sequence genome, one interval contains:
- the LOC140713968 gene encoding leucine-rich repeat-containing protein 14B-like, whose translation MKTLRFICAQALVSNAQVAQRSIASVAQNLYPLLFKASYMLEQYTVIHNLVEKWPLSEFSIKKLLGRTPDCEEDLCNSTCQLCLQACLTGLKSYVLHSSVTYSKRLKKFDLTGLADVEFQACSCGKTLGRWGRTELMARTCFDLLVEIEAACLGPLVSDISIEVLISMFVTERNYETVVEALLLRKQCPLKVTCTELRVDSLTLKKFFYIINLVKPETLQKLELVHNIHMEMEHFEFLLSQVPFPQLRSLTLPTRTFDVRRMTPENESLLVRIGELLSGMKFLTELSLAFSVLTGRIRKILSPLKTPLRSLDVSSCCLNHVDMAYLANSLHAEYLEVLDMSGHSIADLFPSTFFKLLTRASGTLRSLTLEECNISDEHIHLLMLALDPCKRLTEFRFLGNPLTSRSLYRIFEVLTELPVLCKVEVPVPRDCYPASYTYPLLDENLVKYDREKFEEIHHELMAILLQANRSDIVVSTPIFGSFDPNVQETSNEIGVVMLQSFKDALSNILTSFNEMD comes from the exons ATGAAGACTTTGCGGTTCATCTGTGCCCAAGCACTGGTATCAAATGCCCAGGTTGCCCAGAGAAGTATTGCTTCTGTGGCACAAAATCTGTACCCTCTACTCTTCAAAGCAAGCTACATGCTGGAGCAGTACACAGTGATTCATAACTTAGTAGAAAAGTGGCCATTGTCAGAATTCAGCATCAAGAAGCTCCTGGGAAGAACACCGGACTGTGAGGAAGATCTCTGCAACAGTACCTGCCAACTCTGCTTGCAAGCATGTTTGACGGGGCTGAAGAGTTatgttttacatagttcagtgacATATTCAAAGCGGCTGAAAAAGTTTGATCTAACAGGCCTTGCTGATGTGGAATTTCAGGCCTGTAGTTGTGGCAAAACTTTGGGGAGATGGGGAAGAACTGAGCTGATGGCAAGGACCTGTTTTGACTTGCTAGTGGAGATAGAGGCTGCTTGTCTTGGTCCTTTGGTGTCAGATATTTCAATTGAGGTATTAATAAGCATGTTTGTGACAGAGCGGAATTATGAAACAGTGGTCGAGGCCTTGTTATTGAGGAAGCAGTGTCCACTGAAGGTCACATGCACTGAGCTCAGGGTGGACAGTTTGACTTTGAAGAAATTCTTTTACATCATCAACCTAGTTAAGCCTGAGACTCTGCAAAAGTTGGAATTAGTTCACAATATTCACATGGAAATGGAGCATTTTGAATTCCTCTTGAGCCAAGTTCCATTCCCACAGCTCCGATCACTGACACTCCCAACAAGAACCTTTGATGTACGTAGAATGACTCCTGAGAACGAATCTCTGCTGGTGAGAATTGGTGAACTGCTCAGTGGAATGAAATTTCTTACAGAACTGAGCTTGGCCTTTTCAGTTCTGACTGGACGAATACGCAAGATACTCAG TCCTTTAAAAACTCCTCTGCGGTCCCTGGATGTGTCCAGTTGTTGTCTGAATCATGTAGACATGGCATATCTGGCCAACAGTCTTCATGCTGAATATCTGGAAGTGCTGGACATGAGTGGCCACAGCATTGCTGACCTCTTCCCTTCAACCTTCTTCAAGCTGCTGACCCGGGCATCTGGCACTCTGAGGAGCCTAACTCTGGAGGAGTGCAACATCAGTGATGAACACATCCATCTGTTGATGCTGGCCTTAGACCCCTGCAAAAGGTTAACAGAATTTAGGTTCCTGGGGAACCCGCTCACATCAAGGTCCCTCTATCGTATCTTTGAAGTGCTTACGGAGCTCCCTGTGCTTTGTAAAGTTGAGGTTCCAGTCCCTAGGGACTGCTATCCTGCATCCTATACGTATCCACTCTTGGATGAAAACCTGGTGAAATATGACAGggagaagtttgaggagatacaCCACGAATTGATGGCGATATTGCTGCAGGCCAATCGAAGTGATATTGTTGTGTCAACTCCGATCTTTGGCAGTTTTGATCCCAACGTTCAAGAAACCAGCAATGAGATTGGTGTTGTAATGCTTCAATCATTCAAAGATGCTCTCTCCAACATTTTAACATCTTTTAATGAAATGGATTAG